From one Maniola jurtina chromosome 5, ilManJurt1.1, whole genome shotgun sequence genomic stretch:
- the LOC123865322 gene encoding uncharacterized protein LOC123865322 isoform X2, translated as MGNSCSSGQAHKDKDSISQHSEESPSYRVTKPSIDASAEQPAQELLEPVPSFKDKKPQLKGPRPPVGSSVSDSISLSSPVACASTREDVVGLPMPANVAELPEEHRSYLLGRITGQRTRRRRAMVIYVCAADSQDCCAEKGALHCGVAARLRVRARKRGWRVHIADLHWRSPLEQQRDHRFPVLCVSELARQSELGAVVPVLFLNSNLGTPLLPHTLECADFKAALEAAEDENDKTLLNKWYSLDSSTTPPCYRLVRGAPARWRREMARALSVLVRTLPQEACDAYLTTVLEQEVQHTVLMSSEAARRCVWVCRTGAATDADADADHQRELQRRLANLQKDLKLHLSERNIIRASIRGRPNNGFSDDEYTSGVKTALGERLEALFDALVGEAETPAGYCGIPTSLFDEVSDHLAFCQKVTQCTSNREITLNELKTYIRGESSVPLALLGGAGCGKATLLARAAAIAPSVLPDVVLILRFVGLTPQSSSSHQLLKSIVDQLHVLHTGTVFRGRNEASTLSSALARLLAALGRARPVLLCIAGADALRGARWLPSRLPENVKMIVTVTEEKDEPSSSAIMAVLSSEDGPKVVRAPPVGPEEAKAVLAACAATYSKTGAASPPEEAVKAVQKCTLPLYAKILAWQISLSAETFTELSEPETAPELVICEDLEGQLEQILITTEAALGMERVRACLSLLTAARRGLDDTEILDLLAHDDLFRSEETYFPWAPGALLWPQLGALLAPWLRWDSRGAARWRDAALAVTATDRYASHVHAARQTLVEYYEGTWFVENDPKMTGRLVSQENKFSDECYNTRKFDELPFQHYHLLKEDPEAFSLKPYFTQLSWIHDKLAATDCGLFLEDIALVHIDPLPEHLDILKEVFEVHSYALDYDHRQFFGLLRTTMEKRHRDGIDIESDIVQEWMKEVFEPPVPTFYPTNEEFWKVIEIREKRDLSMVEEFDSKSYNLIVRFDTRGKFVATVSTEREEICVWDVVRCKLVRKIVGITHPINLVPIDEYRCVVLCRRELKVYDLDQGKFVVALKGVMNQKMPYYGLHDPKHLVALSRNRMYVNLMNIETGDCVTTFKAGEDRFLNSLLVSGDGRVLVCGDETQKPFPLLVWSLTSRKLLYDLRIPHHDFITSKAAITYEGSYVCVVSRELDEPSPNFIVVYDLQSGTLFKKWKPGCDTVALAISSVDGCVVSGLADTRILVWDLVTGNCRLTLRGHVAAPSLLRLSKSGGVLLSTDHTCKDLSVRLWDLHTGKLIAVYTPPERITSCEVLLGGSVIALALENYKEILCVKLHGPSVESVKNGKECEYDETGYGHEENDGKTFDVRGTEHT; from the exons ATGGGCAACTCTTGTAGCTCAGGCCAGGCCCACAAAGATAAAGATAGCATTTCGCAGCATTCCGAAGA GTCCCCGTCCTACCGAGTCACCAAGCCCTCGATAGACGCGAGCGCTGAGCAACCGGCGCAGGAGCTGCTGGAGCCGGTGCCTTCCTTCAAGGACAAGAAGCCGCAGCTTAAAGGACCACGCCCGCCTGTTGGATCTAGTGTTTCAG ACTCCATTTCTCTATCATCGCCGGTGGCTTGCGCGTCTACTCGCGAGGATGTGGTGGGTCTACCGATGCCTGCCAACGTGGCCGAGCTACCGGAAGAGCATCGCTCCTACTTGCTGGGCAGGATCACCGGCCAGCGGACTAGGAGGCGGCGCGCGATGGTCATCTACGTGTGTGCTGCGGATTCACAGG ACTGCTGCGCGGAAAAGGGGGCTCTGCACTGCGGAGTGGCCGCGCGTCTGCGGGTTCGCGCCAGGAAGCGTGGCTGGCGGGTGCACATAGCGGACCTGCACTGGCGCTCGCCACTCGAGCAGCAACGTGACCATCGGTTCCCTGTGCTGTGCGTCTCTGAGCTAGCAC GTCAGTCAGAATTAGGAGCCGTGGTCCCAGTGCTGTTCCTGAACTCGAACCTCGGCACGCCGCTGCTGCCTCACACCCTGGAATGTGCCGACTTCAAAGCGGCTCTCGAAGCCGCTGAAGACGAGAATGACAAGACCTTGCTGAATAAATG GTACAGTCTAGACAGCAGTACAACCCCGCCCTGCTACCGGCTAGTGCGCGGTGCGCCGGCTCGCTGGAGACGGGAGATGGCGCGCGCATTGAGCGTCCTCGTGCGTACCCTGCCGCAGGAAGCTTGCGATGCCTACCTCACCACTGTGTTAGAACAG GAAGTCCAACATACGGTCCTGATGAGCTCGGAGGCGGCTCGTCGCTGCGTGTGGGTGTGTCGAACAGGTGCGGCCACGGACGCCGACGCTGACGCAGACCACCAGCGCGAGCTACAGCGGAGGCTGGCTAATTTGCAGAAGGATCTCAAG CTCCACCTTAGTGAACGGAACATAATCCGAGCAAGCATTCGTGGTCGTCCCAACAACGGGTTCAGTGACGACGAGTACACTAGTGGCGTGAAGACTGCGCTGGGCGAACGGCTCGAAGCGCTGTTCGACGCGCTTGTTGGCGAAGCGGAAACGCCCGCTGGATATTGTGGGATTCCCACAAG CCTCTTCGATGAAGTGAGTGATCACCTCGCGTTTTGTCAGAAAGTGACCCAATGCACCTCCAACAGAGAAATCACGCTAAACGAGCTCAAGAC GTATATCCGTGGGGAGAGTTCTGTGCCTCTCGCGCTGCTGGGCGGCGCGGGCTGCGGCAAGGCCACGCTGCTAGCGCGCGCGGCGGCGATCGCGCCTTCAGTGTTGCCAGACGTCGTGCTCATATTGAG GTTCGTAGGCCTGACGCCGCAATCAAGCAGTTCGCACCAGCTTCTTAAGTCCATCGTGGACCAACTACACGTACTCCACACCGGCACCGTATTCCGGGGACGTAAT GAGGCTAGCACGTTATCATCAGCTCTAGCGCGGCTTCTAGCAGCGCTGGGCAGGGCGCGGCCCGTGCTGCTGTGCATAGCGGGAGCTGACGCGCTGCGAGGGGCGAGGTGGCTGCCCTCGCGGCTCCCAGAGAACGTCAAGATGATTGTCACTGTGACGGAAG AGAAAGACGAACCATCTAGTTCAGCAATAATGGCAGTTCTGTCATCAGAAGATGGCCCCAAAGTAGTTCGTGCGCCTCCAGTGGGGCCCGAAGAAGCGAAAGCAGTATTAGCGGCGTGTGCTGCCACCTATAGTAAAACTGGCGCAGCCTCGCCGCCCGAGGAAGCTGTGAAGGCAGTCCAAAAGTGCACTTTACCTCTTTATGCTAAG ATTTTAGCGTGGCAAATCTCCCTATCAGCAGAAACGTTCACCGAGCTATCTGAACCAGAGACTGCACCTGAACTCGTCATATGCGAGGATCTAGAAGGCCAACTGGAACAGATACTGATCACCACAGAAGCGGCCCTGGGGATGGAGAGAGTCAGGGCTTGCTTGTCGTTGCTCACGGCGGCCAGAAGAGGGCTGGATGATACGGAGATACTGGACCTCCTGGCTCATGATGATTTGTTTAGAAGCGAGGAGACCTACT TTCCATGGGCGCCAGGAGCGCTCCTATGGCCTCAGTTGGGGGCTCTTCTGGCCCCCTGGCTGCGCTGGGACTCGCGAGGAGCGGCGCGGTGGCGGGACGCGGCGCTCGCGGTCactgccactgacagatacgcGTCACATGTACACGCCGCGAGGCAGACCCTTGTTGAATACTATGAG GGTACGTGGTTTGTAGAAAACGATCCAAAAATGACCGGGCGATTAGTTTCACAGGAGAACAAATTTTCTGATGAATG ttacaacACAAGAAAGTTTGACGAGCTACCATTCCAGCACTACCACCTTCTAAAAGAAGACCCAGAAGCCTTCTCCCTTAAACCATACTTCACCCAACTGAGTTGGATCCACGACAAACTCGCCGCGACAGATTGTGGCCTTTTTCTCGAAGACATAGCTTTAGTCCACATAGATCCATTACCAGAACACTTAGACATCCTTAAAGAAGTCTTCGAAGTCCATTCATATGCTTTAGATTATGACCATAGACAATTCTTTGGGCTTCTAAGAACAACTATGGAGAAAAGGCATCGTGACGGAATTGACATAGAGAGTGATATAGTCCAAGAATGGATGAAGGAAGTATTCGAACCGCCTGTACCAACCTTCTATCCGACAAATGAAGAGTTCTGGAAGGTTATAGAGATCAGAGAGAAGCGGGATTTGTCTATGGTGGAGGAGTTTGATAGCAAGTcttataatttaatagtgaGGTTTGATACACGGGGTAAATTTGTGGCCACGGTGTCTACGGAGCGGGAGGAGATTTGTGTTTGGGATGTTGTGAG GTGCAAGTTAGTTAGGAAAATTGTGGGGATAACACATCCAATAAACCTAGTTCCGATCGATGAGTATCGATGTGTGGTGCTGTGCAGGAGAGAGCTGAAGGTGTATGATCTAGACCAG GGTAAATTCGTAGTAGCTCTAAAAGGAGTGATGAATCAAAAGATGCCGTACTACGGCCTCCACGATCCGAAGCACCTTGTGGCGCTCTCCAGAAACCGGATGTACGTCAACCTCATGAATATAGAGACTG GTGACTGTGTGACGACATTCAAAGCTGGTGAAGACAGGTTCCTAAATTCACTGCTTGTTTCTGGTGACGGAAG agTATTAGTCTGTGGTGATGAGACTCAGAAGCCGTTTCCACTGCTGGTGTGGTCGTTGACCTCAAGGAAGCTACTATATGACCTTAGAATACCTCATCACGATTTCATCACCTCAAAGGCTGCTATTACTTATGAAG GTTCCTACGTCTGCGTGGTGTCGCGCGAACTAGACGAGCCTAGTCCTAACTTCATCGTAGTCTACGACCTGCAGTCGGGCACTTTGTTCAAGAAGTGGAAACCTGGCTGTGACACCGTAGCCCTGGCGATCAGCTCTGTGGACGGCTGTGTCGTCTCTGGGCTTGCTGACACTAGGATACTAGTCTGGGACTTAGTTACGG GAAACTGCAGATTGACTCTGCGAGGTCACGTAGCAGCACCATCTCTTTTGCGATTGTCAAAGTCGGGCGGAGTGCTGCTGTCCACAGACCACACGTGCAAGGACCTCTCCGTGAGATTATGGGACCTGCACACTG GAAAACTAATAGCAGTGTACACACCGCCGGAGAGAATAACATCCTGCGAGGTTCTTCTCGGCGGTTCAGTGATAGCCTTAGCCTTGGAGAACTATAAGGAGATACTGTGCGTCAAACTGCACGGCCCCTCCGTGGAGTCGGTTAAGAATGGGAAGGAATGCGAGTATGATGAGACAG GGTACGGCCACGAAGAGAACGACGGGAAGACCTTCGACGTGCGAGGCACAGAGCACACCTGA
- the LOC123865322 gene encoding uncharacterized protein LOC123865322 isoform X1, with the protein MGNSCSSGQAHKDKDSISQHSEEPNCCARRSPSYRVTKPSIDASAEQPAQELLEPVPSFKDKKPQLKGPRPPVGSSVSDSISLSSPVACASTREDVVGLPMPANVAELPEEHRSYLLGRITGQRTRRRRAMVIYVCAADSQDCCAEKGALHCGVAARLRVRARKRGWRVHIADLHWRSPLEQQRDHRFPVLCVSELARQSELGAVVPVLFLNSNLGTPLLPHTLECADFKAALEAAEDENDKTLLNKWYSLDSSTTPPCYRLVRGAPARWRREMARALSVLVRTLPQEACDAYLTTVLEQEVQHTVLMSSEAARRCVWVCRTGAATDADADADHQRELQRRLANLQKDLKLHLSERNIIRASIRGRPNNGFSDDEYTSGVKTALGERLEALFDALVGEAETPAGYCGIPTSLFDEVSDHLAFCQKVTQCTSNREITLNELKTYIRGESSVPLALLGGAGCGKATLLARAAAIAPSVLPDVVLILRFVGLTPQSSSSHQLLKSIVDQLHVLHTGTVFRGRNEASTLSSALARLLAALGRARPVLLCIAGADALRGARWLPSRLPENVKMIVTVTEEKDEPSSSAIMAVLSSEDGPKVVRAPPVGPEEAKAVLAACAATYSKTGAASPPEEAVKAVQKCTLPLYAKILAWQISLSAETFTELSEPETAPELVICEDLEGQLEQILITTEAALGMERVRACLSLLTAARRGLDDTEILDLLAHDDLFRSEETYFPWAPGALLWPQLGALLAPWLRWDSRGAARWRDAALAVTATDRYASHVHAARQTLVEYYEGTWFVENDPKMTGRLVSQENKFSDECYNTRKFDELPFQHYHLLKEDPEAFSLKPYFTQLSWIHDKLAATDCGLFLEDIALVHIDPLPEHLDILKEVFEVHSYALDYDHRQFFGLLRTTMEKRHRDGIDIESDIVQEWMKEVFEPPVPTFYPTNEEFWKVIEIREKRDLSMVEEFDSKSYNLIVRFDTRGKFVATVSTEREEICVWDVVRCKLVRKIVGITHPINLVPIDEYRCVVLCRRELKVYDLDQGKFVVALKGVMNQKMPYYGLHDPKHLVALSRNRMYVNLMNIETGDCVTTFKAGEDRFLNSLLVSGDGRVLVCGDETQKPFPLLVWSLTSRKLLYDLRIPHHDFITSKAAITYEGSYVCVVSRELDEPSPNFIVVYDLQSGTLFKKWKPGCDTVALAISSVDGCVVSGLADTRILVWDLVTGNCRLTLRGHVAAPSLLRLSKSGGVLLSTDHTCKDLSVRLWDLHTGKLIAVYTPPERITSCEVLLGGSVIALALENYKEILCVKLHGPSVESVKNGKECEYDETGYGHEENDGKTFDVRGTEHT; encoded by the exons ATGGGCAACTCTTGTAGCTCAGGCCAGGCCCACAAAGATAAAGATAGCATTTCGCAGCATTCCGAAGA ACCAAACTGCTGCGCTCGCAGGTCCCCGTCCTACCGAGTCACCAAGCCCTCGATAGACGCGAGCGCTGAGCAACCGGCGCAGGAGCTGCTGGAGCCGGTGCCTTCCTTCAAGGACAAGAAGCCGCAGCTTAAAGGACCACGCCCGCCTGTTGGATCTAGTGTTTCAG ACTCCATTTCTCTATCATCGCCGGTGGCTTGCGCGTCTACTCGCGAGGATGTGGTGGGTCTACCGATGCCTGCCAACGTGGCCGAGCTACCGGAAGAGCATCGCTCCTACTTGCTGGGCAGGATCACCGGCCAGCGGACTAGGAGGCGGCGCGCGATGGTCATCTACGTGTGTGCTGCGGATTCACAGG ACTGCTGCGCGGAAAAGGGGGCTCTGCACTGCGGAGTGGCCGCGCGTCTGCGGGTTCGCGCCAGGAAGCGTGGCTGGCGGGTGCACATAGCGGACCTGCACTGGCGCTCGCCACTCGAGCAGCAACGTGACCATCGGTTCCCTGTGCTGTGCGTCTCTGAGCTAGCAC GTCAGTCAGAATTAGGAGCCGTGGTCCCAGTGCTGTTCCTGAACTCGAACCTCGGCACGCCGCTGCTGCCTCACACCCTGGAATGTGCCGACTTCAAAGCGGCTCTCGAAGCCGCTGAAGACGAGAATGACAAGACCTTGCTGAATAAATG GTACAGTCTAGACAGCAGTACAACCCCGCCCTGCTACCGGCTAGTGCGCGGTGCGCCGGCTCGCTGGAGACGGGAGATGGCGCGCGCATTGAGCGTCCTCGTGCGTACCCTGCCGCAGGAAGCTTGCGATGCCTACCTCACCACTGTGTTAGAACAG GAAGTCCAACATACGGTCCTGATGAGCTCGGAGGCGGCTCGTCGCTGCGTGTGGGTGTGTCGAACAGGTGCGGCCACGGACGCCGACGCTGACGCAGACCACCAGCGCGAGCTACAGCGGAGGCTGGCTAATTTGCAGAAGGATCTCAAG CTCCACCTTAGTGAACGGAACATAATCCGAGCAAGCATTCGTGGTCGTCCCAACAACGGGTTCAGTGACGACGAGTACACTAGTGGCGTGAAGACTGCGCTGGGCGAACGGCTCGAAGCGCTGTTCGACGCGCTTGTTGGCGAAGCGGAAACGCCCGCTGGATATTGTGGGATTCCCACAAG CCTCTTCGATGAAGTGAGTGATCACCTCGCGTTTTGTCAGAAAGTGACCCAATGCACCTCCAACAGAGAAATCACGCTAAACGAGCTCAAGAC GTATATCCGTGGGGAGAGTTCTGTGCCTCTCGCGCTGCTGGGCGGCGCGGGCTGCGGCAAGGCCACGCTGCTAGCGCGCGCGGCGGCGATCGCGCCTTCAGTGTTGCCAGACGTCGTGCTCATATTGAG GTTCGTAGGCCTGACGCCGCAATCAAGCAGTTCGCACCAGCTTCTTAAGTCCATCGTGGACCAACTACACGTACTCCACACCGGCACCGTATTCCGGGGACGTAAT GAGGCTAGCACGTTATCATCAGCTCTAGCGCGGCTTCTAGCAGCGCTGGGCAGGGCGCGGCCCGTGCTGCTGTGCATAGCGGGAGCTGACGCGCTGCGAGGGGCGAGGTGGCTGCCCTCGCGGCTCCCAGAGAACGTCAAGATGATTGTCACTGTGACGGAAG AGAAAGACGAACCATCTAGTTCAGCAATAATGGCAGTTCTGTCATCAGAAGATGGCCCCAAAGTAGTTCGTGCGCCTCCAGTGGGGCCCGAAGAAGCGAAAGCAGTATTAGCGGCGTGTGCTGCCACCTATAGTAAAACTGGCGCAGCCTCGCCGCCCGAGGAAGCTGTGAAGGCAGTCCAAAAGTGCACTTTACCTCTTTATGCTAAG ATTTTAGCGTGGCAAATCTCCCTATCAGCAGAAACGTTCACCGAGCTATCTGAACCAGAGACTGCACCTGAACTCGTCATATGCGAGGATCTAGAAGGCCAACTGGAACAGATACTGATCACCACAGAAGCGGCCCTGGGGATGGAGAGAGTCAGGGCTTGCTTGTCGTTGCTCACGGCGGCCAGAAGAGGGCTGGATGATACGGAGATACTGGACCTCCTGGCTCATGATGATTTGTTTAGAAGCGAGGAGACCTACT TTCCATGGGCGCCAGGAGCGCTCCTATGGCCTCAGTTGGGGGCTCTTCTGGCCCCCTGGCTGCGCTGGGACTCGCGAGGAGCGGCGCGGTGGCGGGACGCGGCGCTCGCGGTCactgccactgacagatacgcGTCACATGTACACGCCGCGAGGCAGACCCTTGTTGAATACTATGAG GGTACGTGGTTTGTAGAAAACGATCCAAAAATGACCGGGCGATTAGTTTCACAGGAGAACAAATTTTCTGATGAATG ttacaacACAAGAAAGTTTGACGAGCTACCATTCCAGCACTACCACCTTCTAAAAGAAGACCCAGAAGCCTTCTCCCTTAAACCATACTTCACCCAACTGAGTTGGATCCACGACAAACTCGCCGCGACAGATTGTGGCCTTTTTCTCGAAGACATAGCTTTAGTCCACATAGATCCATTACCAGAACACTTAGACATCCTTAAAGAAGTCTTCGAAGTCCATTCATATGCTTTAGATTATGACCATAGACAATTCTTTGGGCTTCTAAGAACAACTATGGAGAAAAGGCATCGTGACGGAATTGACATAGAGAGTGATATAGTCCAAGAATGGATGAAGGAAGTATTCGAACCGCCTGTACCAACCTTCTATCCGACAAATGAAGAGTTCTGGAAGGTTATAGAGATCAGAGAGAAGCGGGATTTGTCTATGGTGGAGGAGTTTGATAGCAAGTcttataatttaatagtgaGGTTTGATACACGGGGTAAATTTGTGGCCACGGTGTCTACGGAGCGGGAGGAGATTTGTGTTTGGGATGTTGTGAG GTGCAAGTTAGTTAGGAAAATTGTGGGGATAACACATCCAATAAACCTAGTTCCGATCGATGAGTATCGATGTGTGGTGCTGTGCAGGAGAGAGCTGAAGGTGTATGATCTAGACCAG GGTAAATTCGTAGTAGCTCTAAAAGGAGTGATGAATCAAAAGATGCCGTACTACGGCCTCCACGATCCGAAGCACCTTGTGGCGCTCTCCAGAAACCGGATGTACGTCAACCTCATGAATATAGAGACTG GTGACTGTGTGACGACATTCAAAGCTGGTGAAGACAGGTTCCTAAATTCACTGCTTGTTTCTGGTGACGGAAG agTATTAGTCTGTGGTGATGAGACTCAGAAGCCGTTTCCACTGCTGGTGTGGTCGTTGACCTCAAGGAAGCTACTATATGACCTTAGAATACCTCATCACGATTTCATCACCTCAAAGGCTGCTATTACTTATGAAG GTTCCTACGTCTGCGTGGTGTCGCGCGAACTAGACGAGCCTAGTCCTAACTTCATCGTAGTCTACGACCTGCAGTCGGGCACTTTGTTCAAGAAGTGGAAACCTGGCTGTGACACCGTAGCCCTGGCGATCAGCTCTGTGGACGGCTGTGTCGTCTCTGGGCTTGCTGACACTAGGATACTAGTCTGGGACTTAGTTACGG GAAACTGCAGATTGACTCTGCGAGGTCACGTAGCAGCACCATCTCTTTTGCGATTGTCAAAGTCGGGCGGAGTGCTGCTGTCCACAGACCACACGTGCAAGGACCTCTCCGTGAGATTATGGGACCTGCACACTG GAAAACTAATAGCAGTGTACACACCGCCGGAGAGAATAACATCCTGCGAGGTTCTTCTCGGCGGTTCAGTGATAGCCTTAGCCTTGGAGAACTATAAGGAGATACTGTGCGTCAAACTGCACGGCCCCTCCGTGGAGTCGGTTAAGAATGGGAAGGAATGCGAGTATGATGAGACAG GGTACGGCCACGAAGAGAACGACGGGAAGACCTTCGACGTGCGAGGCACAGAGCACACCTGA